One Nitrospirota bacterium genomic window, CAGGAAACAGCAGCAGTTGCATGGTTCGGCTCCATTAAAAGAAATCCCCCAGGAGCCACCAGTTGGCTGCATCACCTGGGGGATCTCGTATCGCTGGATCGCCGCTAGTGCCGGCGTCGCTCCAGGGAGAGCAAGTTGACCATCTGAGACACGCTGGCCGGCATGAAGCTCCGGCGTCGCACCCACTTGAACCGCCTGAAGATCCGGGCGAGCGGCTTCCGATCCGCCGCCCCCACCGTCATCCGATTGCCCATCCAACACAGGGTCATCATGGCGAACTCCTTCCGGTGTGTGAGCGAGTGTGTTACGGCATGGGGATCGTCTCGATGGTGGCAACCCTCTTCTCCATCAACTTCTGGAAGTCGCTGACCACCAGATTGCCGAGATACATGCCTGTCAGCAGCAGCAGGCCAATCAACATGAAACGTACCATGGGGTCCTCCTTGGATCGTCCGACCGGACGTCCGGTTGTGTGCAGTGATGGCAGTGATGGTTAATAGCCCGTGGCCTCGGTCATCTTGCCCACTTGCGCCGTGATCGTTTCGGCCAGGGTCGGGCTGTTCACGTAGTCGGTGATCACGTAGACGGCCGTTGCCAGCATGACGACGGTGAAGATTATCGCCGTGACGTAGGGTTTCATGGTGTCCTCCAGGATGTGTGTGACAGGATGAGGGGACAAACAGAGGAACCGCCTGCGAGAAGTCAGCCGGCGTTACGCGCGGCCTGGCGCTGATAGCGGAGCGCGATATCCCGAAACTCATGCTTCGGATAGCTCTCCAACCAGCACCGGACTTTCTCGGGGTATTCCTCCATCAGATCGATGAGCCGACGCCGCACCTTCTTCTGATGCCGGCGATCGGTGGCGTACGTGTGAATGGCAGCCTTCTCTCGCGCAGAGCACCGCATAGCCATGGGCATTCTCCTTGGTTGTAGGGAACGTTGCGTGAACGTACGTGCGTGAAAACAACGGTGGCGATGTCAGAATAGGAAACGACGGGCGCGTGGATGAGCGATGCGCTTACAGATTCGGAAGGAGGGCGGGCAGCAGCGGAATGAGTTCCTGCTCCGTCATGGAGCTCAGCTGCCGAACCGTAACTTCGGGGGCCGGGCTGGAGTGCTTCGGCCAGTATTCCCCGAGATATTCCTTCGCGAACGACGCCAGAGCCGAGGGAGACAGCAAATCCTGTTCTCTTGTGAAATAGCGGGTTTGCATAGAAATCCTCCTTTGTCGTGAAATGGTAAATGACGATGATGAGTCATCGGACGAAATGGAACAGTCAGCGCGTGGAACGGGAGAGCGAGAAGCGCCGAGGACAAAGACTGAACGAAAGGATGCCAGGTGAAAGACGGGAACGGCTAAGCGAGACGGATCGAGGACCGGTCACCGATCAACGAAGGCACGAAAGGGATCGCGGGGGGGGGTGAAATTCGACTCTCAATGGAGTCTACGGCATCAACACTGTCTACTCCTGTATTACGACCGTTTAAGTGACAAAATTTGTCTCTTTGAGATTCTGTTGAAAATTATTTGATTCGCTGGCAGCGGTGTGGGAGAGAGTGATCGGGTTCGCCGATTCTCGGGTACGCCAGGAGGCATTCTGCATGGACGAGAACGGCCCGTTAGGTGCCGAACGCTTTGAAATATAGAGGCTTTCAGCTCAAGACATAGCTGCGGATGCGACGCTCAAAGCGAGGTTTTGAAGTTGCAGCACCAACGCCATCGAGCGGCTGAATGAAGAATTCCGCCGCCGGGTCAAAACCCAAGGGGCCCTGCCGACAGCCCAGACCGCGGAGGGGCTCTTCTATGGCCTGTTGCTCACGGGGCAAATTCGGCTGCGGCGCCTCGATGGGGGGCGCGAGGTGGCGGCGATCCCGGCGGCCTTGGCGACGACGGTGGCCGCGTGAGGGGGATAGCGCAGATCAGGCCGCATGCCGATCGCCTCGTAGAAGGCAAATACGGAGGTCATGATTCAGAGGGAGACGCGGGGAGAAGCCAATTTCAACAGGAATCGGGCCACACCCCCCCCCGGACGGCCCACTACAGCCCGGCGTCAGCACTGTCAAGCAAGCGTATCCCTCGTGATGGAATCTTCAATTCCCTTGCACGCGCCCGCGTTCCGCCGGCGTGAACGACGACGAAGAAATGGCTCTTCCGGAAATCGTGTGGGTTGCCACTTCTTGTATTTTCCAGACCTTCGAAGGCTAACGAACGATTCCGAGCTTTGTAGACCTCAGCTAAGTTTGCTAGGGCAAAACAGCTTGCTCCTCCCCCGCCCCCAAAACCGTCACCGAACCGTCACAAAACCGTCACCAAAAATCCACGTAAATGAGAGGCGGGACGCGGTATTGCTGAGTTACCGAAGGAGGGAGCGAAGGCGGAGCAGTTTTTTCGCTAAGGTGTAAATGTCTTTCTTGCTCCCTTCCTTTCGGATGCCCATCGCGAGCACTTCAACCGTGTTCGTCTCTGCGTGGATCTGATAGACAACCCGGTAGCGCTGTCCGACCGCGCGGAGGCTTCGATACCGGATCAAATCGCCCGTGAGGGCCTTGCCCTGTTTATCCGGTTCCTCGACCAACCGATCAATGCTCTCTCGAAGCTTTTCCTGGATACGGCGGTCCGGCACCGCCCTGAGCATGGCAAGGGCCGAGGGAGTGACCTCGATCCGATAGCTCACAGTTTCAGCTCACGCTTCGCGTCCTCCCAAGGAATGCTCTTCCCAGCTTCGGCTTCGGCCACCCCTTGCCGCAGCGCGGCCATCAGATCCTCGTCCTCCAGAATGTCCAAGGTCTCAACAAGGGATTCGTAGAGGGCCCAGGGCAGAATCGCCAGAACCGGCTTCCCTCGCCGCGTAACGGCAACCGTGGCGGGTGCCTTCGCCAGCCGTTTCGGCAGCGACGTTAACTCGTGTCGAGCTTCAGTGATGGGGATTTCTTTCACCACGGTCTCTGTCCCTCCTCTAGTGTACCTTTACCTGTACAGCAAAAGGGTCAGAAAAGCAACACCGTTCACGACACACGAGTCCGCGAGGGGGAGTCTTCGCCCCCCCTGCCTCCCCCCAGGATGCGCCCGCGTTCCGCCGGCGTGAACGACGACGAAGAAATAGCGCCCCGGCCAGGCTCGGCATCGCCAGTGAGGTTGGTCGTGAGCGGGACCACCAGCGTCGAGGGATGGCCCGCGTCCAGGAGCGCCTGGGCTTGGACGATGAGAACGGGGCGCGTCAGGCATCAGGGGCCCGCTCGATGGCCGCGAATTCGGCGTTCACCCGCAGGCTTTCTTTGCGGACCTTCCGGGAACCGAACGGGAGAAGCAGAGAAGACCGAGGGAACCGGTCATCAATCGTTGGACGTGATATCAGGCCATCTATGATGCGATGAGAGGAATCGGGGCACCGGGGTTCAACCTGGCGCTCCGTCAGACGCTGGAGGCACCATCCGGGAAGGACGCACTCAGCACCGCGACGGGGGGAAATCGATGCGGAGGAGAAACCGGCAGGGGCCCCGACCAACAACGGTTCGCAGCTTACGCGAGCATCAACCGATGTCCCTTCGGTTCAGGGACCGGATGGCCGAACTCCTTCGCGGTGTCAATCCAGAGGCGTATGGCATCGTTCGCATTCGCGAGAGCGACTTCCTGACCTCACCTATCGGCTCGCCTCCTCCCGGTCTTGAAGCCGTCCAGTTTCGCCTACGCTGGTCTGCAAGAACTTCACGGACTTCCGCGCTCAAGGAGGCGCCCACCGCCTTTCTTGAGCAGATCAGGGCTTGCCAGCAGCTGCGGCGTCTGCTCCATGTTGTATTGCCTTCGCGCCACCCGCTGCACGTTCGGCTTCACATATTCGAACAGCTCCGCAAGCTCGATTGCGCCATCCTTGTCCAGATCGCCCTCACCCTGCAGACCCTTGAGCAAAAAATAGGTAAGCAGCCCATGCCCCTGCTCCAGATAGGTGTTAGAGATCTGGGAGCCGGAGCTCGCCGCCAAGACGACGACCTTGCCGGCGGCTAGCACCGGGTTCTCAACGGAAATGACCATGGGCCGGGAGCCCTTGGCAAGCACCGAACGCCCTCCGGCTCCGGAGAAGCAGGAGTCCAGCACTACCGTGATGTCTTTGGCCGGCAGCTTGTCCAGCGCCGCGTAGAGCCGCTTGAGGGGAAAGCCGGTTGAGTCCACAAAGTTAGGGTCCCCGTCGTAGGGCACCAAGTAGGCGTCGCCGGTCCTGGGGTTGGGCGCCCCATGTCCGGAGTAGTAGACAAAGACCGACCCGTCTTTCTCCACGTTGTTCCGCAGCCACTCCTCGAAATACTTTTCCAGATCGGTCTTGGCCGCCTTCTCGTTGAGCCGGACGACGACATTCTCCTCCGGATAACCCAACACCTTTACCAGATAGTCACCCATTAACCTGGCGTCACGGTCGGCGAAGTCCGCCTTGGGAAGCTTCTCGCGGTACTGCTCGATGCCTATGACCACGGCATAGACGTGTGGTCTCATTACGGCCTTCGCAGGCGGGAGCCGATCTACATCACTGAGGGAACCCGTCGGCCGGGACGGTGGGGTGACGCCTTCGATACCAACTGCAGGAGACTTTACTCCTGCTAAATATGCAGCCTCTGCCTGCTGGAGAATCCGAATGAGCGTGGTGTTGCCCCCCTCCTGCGCCACCATCAGCGGAGTCTTTGCCTCACGGTCCGATTCAAGGGGATCCGCTCCGTGTTCGAGCAGAAGCGCCACCACACGCACCTTGCCGTAATACACCGCAAGGTGCAAGGGAGTTCTCGCACCGTTATTCTTGGCCTTCACATTAGCACCGCGCTCCAGTAAGAGAGCGGCCACATCAAGATGCCCGGCCGCGGCAGCCGCGTGCAACGGTGTCCAACCTCCTCCGATACCCGCTTGACTATCTTTCAGGTTTACATCTGCGCCGCGGTTCAGCAAGACTTTCGCAACCTCAAGGTTCCCGCTTCTCGATGCTTCCATTAACAACGTCGAGCCAAACGCGTCCCTTTGATTCGCATTGAGACCCCGGTCAAGCAATAGGCTCATCACCTCAGTATTTATATTTCCGCACACCGACTCACCTCGTATTTGAGCCCCCCTGTCAAGCAAGAGTCTGACCACTTCCACATGACCCGCACTCGTTGCATCGCACAGCGGCGGAGGACCGGAGTCCCCCGTGCTCGAGCGCCTCTCATTGACCTTTGCCCCGTGGTCCAACAGAAGCCGCACTATGTCTGTTTGGCCTTGACGACTCGCCACATTCAAGGGTTTACGGCCATACCCATCATCTGCCTCGACATCCGCCCCGTGATCTAGCAACGTGCGCACGCGCTCGATATTTCCGTCTGTGACAGCCGCGACCAACTGCGCGCCGGTTGGCCTGGGCGTCACACAGCCGCTCAAAGGCAACAGTAGGCTACCGCTGATGAGAGCGCTGAGGGATACCTTGCTTGTGAGGGTCATCGTCTTCATCGCTTT contains:
- a CDS encoding type II toxin-antitoxin system RelE/ParE family toxin, translating into MSYRIEVTPSALAMLRAVPDRRIQEKLRESIDRLVEEPDKQGKALTGDLIRYRSLRAVGQRYRVVYQIHAETNTVEVLAMGIRKEGSKKDIYTLAKKLLRLRSLLR
- a CDS encoding type II toxin-antitoxin system Phd/YefM family antitoxin, encoding MVKEIPITEARHELTSLPKRLAKAPATVAVTRRGKPVLAILPWALYESLVETLDILEDEDLMAALRQGVAEAEAGKSIPWEDAKRELKL
- a CDS encoding ankyrin repeat domain-containing protein, which translates into the protein MKTMTLTSKVSLSALISGSLLLPLSGCVTPRPTGAQLVAAVTDGNIERVRTLLDHGADVEADDGYGRKPLNVASRQGQTDIVRLLLDHGAKVNERRSSTGDSGPPPLCDATSAGHVEVVRLLLDRGAQIRGESVCGNINTEVMSLLLDRGLNANQRDAFGSTLLMEASRSGNLEVAKVLLNRGADVNLKDSQAGIGGGWTPLHAAAAAGHLDVAALLLERGANVKAKNNGARTPLHLAVYYGKVRVVALLLEHGADPLESDREAKTPLMVAQEGGNTTLIRILQQAEAAYLAGVKSPAVGIEGVTPPSRPTGSLSDVDRLPPAKAVMRPHVYAVVIGIEQYREKLPKADFADRDARLMGDYLVKVLGYPEENVVVRLNEKAAKTDLEKYFEEWLRNNVEKDGSVFVYYSGHGAPNPRTGDAYLVPYDGDPNFVDSTGFPLKRLYAALDKLPAKDITVVLDSCFSGAGGRSVLAKGSRPMVISVENPVLAAGKVVVLAASSGSQISNTYLEQGHGLLTYFLLKGLQGEGDLDKDGAIELAELFEYVKPNVQRVARRQYNMEQTPQLLASPDLLKKGGGRLLERGSP